A region of Streptomyces deccanensis DNA encodes the following proteins:
- a CDS encoding class I SAM-dependent methyltransferase — protein MSVTSRYREAWEGFWREAPDEPGAVFWDAGPERTAAVHLALFEPYLTAAHLPLVDLGCGNGTQTRYLADRFPRVIGADLSTAALDRARRADPDGRAEYRVLDAADKTDAEALHAELGDANVYVRGVLHQCEPDDRQRLVDTVATLLGERGRVCLVELSEAAKPVLMGLAADPAGPPAKLAPIFRHGIAPGEVTDAAVPEYLSAAGLTVVTSGELPLVTTEHTARGTRLELPSRWYVAGRTA, from the coding sequence ATGAGCGTGACGAGTCGGTACCGGGAGGCCTGGGAGGGGTTCTGGCGGGAGGCCCCTGACGAGCCGGGCGCCGTCTTCTGGGACGCCGGACCCGAACGGACCGCCGCCGTCCATCTGGCGCTCTTCGAGCCGTACCTGACCGCGGCCCACCTCCCCCTCGTCGACCTCGGTTGCGGCAACGGCACCCAGACCCGCTACCTGGCCGACCGCTTTCCCCGCGTGATCGGCGCCGACCTCTCCACCGCCGCCCTCGACCGGGCCCGCCGGGCCGACCCCGACGGCCGGGCCGAGTACCGGGTGCTCGACGCGGCCGACAAGACGGACGCCGAAGCCCTCCACGCCGAACTCGGCGACGCCAACGTCTATGTGCGCGGCGTCCTCCACCAGTGCGAGCCCGACGACCGCCAACGCCTCGTCGACACCGTCGCCACGCTGCTGGGCGAACGCGGCCGGGTCTGCCTCGTCGAACTCTCCGAGGCCGCGAAACCCGTCCTCATGGGCCTCGCGGCCGATCCGGCGGGCCCTCCCGCCAAGCTCGCCCCGATCTTCCGCCACGGCATCGCTCCCGGCGAGGTCACCGACGCCGCGGTCCCCGAGTACCTGAGCGCCGCCGGCCTCACCGTCGTGACCAGCGGCGAACTCCCCCTGGTCACCACGGAGCACACGGCCAGGGGAACCCGCCTCGAACTGCCGTCGAGGTGGTACGTGGCAGGGCGCACGGCCTAG
- a CDS encoding M55 family metallopeptidase, with amino-acid sequence MKILISADMEGATGVTWPADVLPGTPQWERCRSLFTSDVNAAVLGFFDGGADEVLINEAHWTMRNLLLEELDERAQMLTGRHKALSMVEGVQHGDVDGIAFVGYHAGAGMEGVLAHTYLANSITGVWVNDERASEGLLNSHVAAEYGVPVVLVTGDDVACEDALGYAPEALKVAVKDHVSRYAAVCRTPARTAADIRAAAKEAAALAVRHTPVGGGPFTVALEFDAEHLAMAATVVPGVVRTGERKVAYTSPTMYEGIRTFKAVTTIVSAAVEETYG; translated from the coding sequence ATGAAGATCCTCATCAGTGCCGACATGGAGGGCGCCACCGGTGTCACCTGGCCGGCCGACGTGCTGCCGGGGACACCGCAGTGGGAGCGGTGCCGTTCGCTGTTCACCTCGGACGTGAACGCCGCCGTGCTCGGCTTCTTCGACGGCGGCGCCGACGAGGTGCTGATCAACGAGGCGCACTGGACCATGCGCAATCTGCTGTTGGAGGAGCTGGACGAGCGCGCGCAGATGCTCACCGGGCGGCACAAGGCGCTGTCCATGGTGGAGGGCGTGCAGCACGGGGACGTGGACGGCATCGCGTTCGTCGGCTACCACGCGGGCGCCGGGATGGAGGGCGTCCTCGCCCACACCTACCTGGCGAACTCCATCACCGGCGTGTGGGTGAACGACGAGCGGGCCAGCGAAGGGCTGCTCAACTCGCATGTCGCGGCCGAGTACGGGGTACCGGTGGTGCTGGTGACCGGCGACGACGTGGCGTGCGAGGACGCCCTGGGCTATGCGCCCGAGGCGCTCAAAGTCGCGGTCAAGGACCATGTCTCGCGCTACGCGGCGGTGTGCCGCACCCCGGCGAGAACGGCCGCCGACATCCGCGCGGCGGCCAAGGAGGCCGCGGCGCTCGCAGTCCGGCACACACCGGTCGGGGGCGGCCCGTTCACCGTGGCGCTGGAGTTCGACGCCGAGCACCTGGCGATGGCCGCGACCGTGGTGCCCGGGGTGGTCCGTACCGGTGAACGCAAGGTCGCGTACACCAGCCCGACCATGTACGAGGGAATCCGCACCTTCAAGGCGGTCACCACGATCGTCTCGGCCGCGGTGGAGGAGACATATGGCTGA
- a CDS encoding M20/M25/M40 family metallo-hydrolase encodes MAEQTAPVDQRALDEVVRFTSDLIRIDTTNRGGGDCRERPAAEYAAALLAEAGLEPTLLERTAGRTNVVARIEGTDPSADALLVHGHLDVVPAQAADWTVHPFSGEIRDGVVWGRGAVDMKNMDAMILAVVRQWARTGVRPRRDLVIAFTADEEASAEDGSGFLADRHAGLFEGCTEGISESGAFTFHDGDGRQIYPIAAGERGTGWLKLTARGRAGHGSKVNRANAVTRLAAAVARIGAHEWPLRLTPTVRAALTELAALYGVEADLDDPGGVDRLLDKLGPAAALVEATVRNSANPTMLDAGYKINVIPGEAVARVDGRYLPGGEDEFQETLDRLTGPDVDWEYEHREVALQSPVDSATYARMRAAVEEFAPEGHVVPYCMPGGTDAKQFSRLGITGYGFSPLKLPEGFDYAALFHGVDERVPVEALHFGVRVLDRFLRTA; translated from the coding sequence ATGGCTGAGCAGACGGCACCCGTGGACCAGCGGGCGCTGGATGAGGTCGTCCGTTTCACCTCCGACCTCATCCGGATCGACACCACCAACCGCGGCGGCGGGGACTGCCGGGAGCGGCCGGCCGCCGAGTACGCCGCCGCGCTGCTGGCCGAGGCGGGCCTGGAGCCGACACTGCTGGAGCGCACCGCCGGCCGGACCAACGTGGTGGCGCGGATCGAGGGCACGGACCCCTCGGCGGACGCCCTGCTCGTCCACGGTCATCTGGACGTCGTGCCCGCCCAGGCCGCGGACTGGACCGTGCACCCGTTCTCCGGGGAGATCCGCGACGGCGTGGTCTGGGGGCGGGGCGCGGTCGACATGAAGAACATGGACGCGATGATCCTCGCCGTCGTACGGCAGTGGGCGCGCACCGGCGTACGCCCCCGCCGGGACCTCGTGATCGCGTTCACCGCCGACGAGGAGGCGAGCGCCGAGGACGGCTCCGGGTTCCTCGCCGACCGCCACGCCGGCCTCTTCGAGGGCTGCACCGAGGGCATCAGCGAATCGGGGGCCTTCACCTTCCACGACGGCGACGGTCGGCAGATCTATCCGATCGCGGCGGGGGAGCGCGGCACCGGCTGGCTCAAGCTCACCGCGCGCGGCCGGGCCGGCCACGGCTCCAAGGTGAACCGGGCCAACGCGGTGACCCGGCTGGCCGCGGCCGTCGCCCGGATCGGCGCGCACGAGTGGCCCCTGCGGCTCACCCCGACCGTCCGCGCGGCCCTCACCGAACTCGCCGCGCTGTACGGCGTCGAGGCCGACCTCGACGATCCGGGCGGCGTCGACCGGCTGCTCGACAAGCTCGGTCCGGCCGCCGCCCTGGTCGAGGCGACCGTCCGCAACAGCGCCAACCCGACCATGCTGGACGCCGGTTACAAGATCAACGTCATCCCGGGGGAGGCCGTCGCCCGCGTGGACGGACGGTATCTGCCCGGCGGCGAGGACGAGTTCCAGGAGACCCTCGACCGGCTCACCGGACCGGACGTGGACTGGGAGTACGAACACCGGGAGGTGGCCCTCCAGTCACCGGTGGACTCGGCCACGTACGCGCGGATGCGGGCCGCCGTCGAGGAGTTCGCGCCCGAGGGCCACGTGGTGCCGTACTGCATGCCGGGCGGCACGGACGCCAAGCAGTTCTCGCGCCTCGGCATCACCGGCTACGGCTTCTCGCCGCTGAAGCTTCCCGAGGGCTTCGACTACGCGGCGCTCTTCCACGGCGTCGACGAGCGCGTCCCGGTGGAGGCGCTCCACTTCGGCGTCCGTGTGCTCGACCGCTTCCTGCGGACGGCCTGA
- a CDS encoding LpqB family beta-propeller domain-containing protein: protein MGDKVQTLAYGSWPSPIDAALAAAHDGHPEFVGFVGEEAWWTEPRPTEGGRRTLVRRTADGTEESVLPAPWNVRSRVMEYGGQPWAGVSRDGGPFVVFVNHADQRLHGFEPGGEPRPLTPVSPVGGGLRWVDPLPHPERDEVWCVLEEFTGEGPTDVRRVVAAVPLDGSAAEDRGAVRELTDDSRRFVTCPRLSPDGRRAAWLAWDHPRMPWDGTSLLVADVTDDGRLGPPRPVAGGPEESVAQVDWAVDGTLVYSSDTTGYWNLYRLDPDGGDPQALCAREEEFGGPLWKVGWRWFALLDDGLVAVIHGRGATALGVLDLETGQVVDAAGPWTEFAPSLAVHGGRVLGIGASPRSAYEVVELDAATGDARVIGAAHDDPVDPSHYPEPQIRSFLGPAGREIHAHVYPPHNPGCVAFSTELPPYVVWAHGGPTSRAPLVLDLAIAYFTSRGIGVAEVNYGGSTGYGREYRNRLREQWGVVDVEDCAAVALALADEGTADRTRLAIRGGSAGGWTAAVSLTSTDVYACGTILYPILDLANWGPGETHDFESRYLESLVGSPAEEPMRYAERSPTEHADRITAPFLLLQGLDDVICPPAQCERFLARLDERRVPHAYLAFEGEGHGFRRAETMVRVLEAELSLYAQVFGLNPPGIPTLELAK, encoded by the coding sequence ATGGGGGACAAGGTGCAGACCCTGGCGTACGGTTCGTGGCCCTCGCCGATCGACGCGGCGCTAGCCGCCGCGCACGACGGGCATCCCGAGTTCGTGGGCTTCGTCGGCGAGGAGGCCTGGTGGACCGAGCCCCGGCCCACCGAGGGCGGCAGACGCACCCTGGTGCGGCGCACGGCCGACGGCACGGAGGAGTCGGTCCTGCCGGCCCCGTGGAACGTGCGCAGCCGGGTCATGGAGTACGGCGGGCAGCCCTGGGCCGGGGTCTCCCGGGACGGCGGCCCCTTCGTGGTCTTCGTGAACCACGCCGACCAGCGTCTCCACGGCTTCGAGCCCGGCGGCGAGCCCCGCCCGCTCACCCCGGTGTCGCCGGTCGGCGGCGGGCTGCGCTGGGTGGACCCGCTGCCCCACCCGGAGCGGGACGAGGTGTGGTGCGTCCTGGAGGAGTTCACCGGCGAGGGACCCACCGACGTGCGGCGGGTCGTCGCCGCGGTACCGCTGGACGGCTCGGCGGCCGAGGACCGCGGCGCCGTGCGGGAGCTGACCGACGACAGCAGGCGGTTCGTCACCTGCCCCCGTCTCTCGCCGGACGGCCGCCGTGCCGCCTGGCTTGCCTGGGACCACCCCCGGATGCCGTGGGACGGCACGTCGCTGCTGGTCGCCGACGTGACCGACGACGGCCGGCTCGGCCCGCCCCGGCCCGTCGCGGGCGGTCCTGAGGAGTCCGTCGCCCAGGTCGACTGGGCCGTCGACGGCACCCTCGTGTACTCCAGTGACACCACCGGTTACTGGAACCTCTACCGCCTCGACCCCGACGGCGGCGACCCCCAGGCCCTGTGCGCCCGTGAGGAGGAGTTCGGCGGCCCGCTGTGGAAGGTCGGCTGGCGCTGGTTCGCGCTGCTGGACGACGGGCTCGTCGCCGTGATCCACGGGCGGGGCGCCACCGCGCTCGGTGTCCTCGACCTGGAGACCGGGCAGGTCGTGGACGCGGCCGGACCGTGGACCGAGTTCGCCCCCTCGCTCGCCGTGCACGGCGGACGGGTCCTCGGCATCGGGGCCAGCCCCCGCAGCGCGTACGAGGTCGTCGAGCTGGACGCCGCCACCGGCGACGCCCGGGTGATCGGGGCAGCGCACGACGACCCGGTGGACCCCTCCCACTACCCCGAACCTCAGATCCGCAGCTTCCTCGGCCCGGCCGGACGCGAGATCCACGCACACGTCTACCCGCCCCACAACCCCGGCTGCGTCGCCTTCAGCACCGAGCTGCCGCCCTACGTCGTCTGGGCGCACGGCGGGCCCACCAGCCGCGCGCCGCTGGTCCTCGACCTCGCCATCGCCTACTTCACCTCACGCGGCATCGGCGTCGCCGAGGTCAACTACGGCGGGTCCACCGGATACGGGCGGGAGTACCGCAACCGGCTGCGCGAGCAGTGGGGGGTCGTCGACGTCGAGGACTGCGCGGCCGTAGCGCTCGCCCTCGCCGACGAGGGGACCGCCGACCGGACCAGGCTCGCCATCAGGGGCGGCAGCGCGGGCGGCTGGACCGCCGCCGTCTCCCTGACCTCGACCGATGTGTACGCCTGCGGAACCATCCTGTATCCCATCCTCGACCTCGCGAACTGGGGGCCGGGGGAAACGCACGACTTCGAGTCGCGGTACCTGGAGAGCCTGGTCGGGTCCCCGGCCGAGGAACCGATGCGGTACGCGGAACGGTCGCCCACCGAGCACGCGGACCGGATCACCGCGCCGTTCCTGCTGCTCCAGGGACTCGACGACGTGATCTGTCCGCCCGCGCAGTGCGAGCGGTTCCTGGCCCGGCTCGACGAGCGGCGCGTGCCGCACGCCTACCTCGCCTTCGAGGGGGAGGGGCACGGCTTCCGGCGGGCGGAGACGATGGTGCGGGTCCTGGAGGCGGAGCTTTCGCTGTACGCGCAGGTCTTCGGGTTGAATCCTCCGGGTATCCCTACTCTGGAGCTCGCCAAGTGA
- a CDS encoding S66 peptidase family protein codes for MTPLTRPARLVPGARVAVVAPSGPVVEERLSAGLDLLRGWDLDPVVAPHTLDRHPDFPYLAGTDAARAADFQNAWCDPSVSAVLCARGGYGVQRMVDLLDWDAIRAAGPKTLVGFSDITALHEAFATRAGLVTLHGPMAAGVDFLKNGRAQEHLRATLFSPETVRTIRAAEGSAALVPGRARGVLLGGCLCLLAAELGNPHARPSARGALLCLEDVGEETYRLDRYLTQLLRAGLLDGVAGIVLGSWAECEPYEKVRALLVDRLGGLGVPMVEEFGFGHGEGALTIPFGVTAELDAEAGTLTLDEPALR; via the coding sequence GTGACCCCCCTGACCAGACCCGCCCGTCTCGTGCCCGGCGCCCGGGTGGCCGTCGTCGCGCCCAGCGGGCCGGTGGTCGAGGAACGGCTCAGCGCCGGGCTGGACCTGCTGCGCGGCTGGGACCTCGATCCCGTCGTGGCGCCCCACACCCTGGACCGGCACCCCGACTTCCCCTACCTCGCGGGTACGGACGCCGCCCGCGCCGCCGACTTCCAGAACGCCTGGTGCGACCCGTCCGTGTCCGCCGTGCTGTGCGCCCGCGGTGGGTACGGCGTCCAGCGGATGGTCGACCTGCTCGACTGGGACGCGATACGGGCGGCGGGGCCCAAGACACTCGTCGGGTTCAGCGACATCACCGCCCTGCACGAGGCGTTCGCCACCAGGGCCGGGCTGGTCACCCTGCACGGCCCCATGGCCGCGGGCGTCGACTTCCTGAAGAACGGCCGGGCCCAGGAGCATCTGCGCGCCACGCTGTTCTCCCCCGAGACGGTACGCACCATCCGGGCCGCCGAGGGAAGCGCCGCCCTCGTACCGGGCCGCGCGCGGGGCGTTCTGCTGGGCGGTTGCCTCTGTCTGCTCGCCGCCGAGCTGGGCAACCCCCACGCCAGGCCCTCCGCGCGGGGCGCCCTGCTCTGCCTGGAGGACGTCGGCGAGGAGACCTACCGCCTCGACCGCTACCTCACCCAGCTCCTGCGCGCGGGCTTGCTCGACGGGGTCGCCGGCATCGTCCTCGGCTCCTGGGCGGAGTGCGAGCCGTACGAGAAGGTGCGGGCGCTGCTCGTCGACCGGCTCGGCGGGCTCGGGGTGCCGATGGTGGAGGAGTTCGGATTCGGACACGGGGAGGGGGCGCTGACGATCCCCTTCGGGGTGACGGCGGAGCTGGACGCGGAGGCGGGCACGCTGACCCTGGACGAGCCGGCCCTGCGCTGA
- a CDS encoding LapA family protein has translation MSPKTSKRVGTHGRKRWSETLTPGRVLVGLLAVLALVFVFQNTRSTEIQLLVSEVVMPLWLALLGTGLVGAVCGAYFMRRRR, from the coding sequence ATGAGCCCGAAGACATCGAAGCGAGTCGGGACGCACGGGCGGAAGCGGTGGAGCGAGACGCTGACCCCCGGCCGGGTCCTCGTGGGCCTGCTCGCCGTCCTCGCGCTCGTCTTCGTCTTCCAGAACACCCGCAGCACCGAGATCCAGCTGCTGGTCTCCGAGGTCGTCATGCCCCTGTGGCTGGCGCTCCTCGGGACGGGCCTGGTCGGGGCGGTGTGCGGGGCGTACTTCATGAGACGGCGCAGGTGA
- a CDS encoding GNAT family N-acetyltransferase, with the protein MEGPRVVLRRFTPGDGPEFVARVRESRELHRPWLFPPATPAAYAAYAGRLIEDPTKAGFLVCEKDGGGIAGFININNIVEGGFQSGALGYGAFAHAAGRGLMGEGLALVVEYAFTFMGLHRLEINVQPGNAASIALARRCGFRLEGFSPDFLFIDGAWRDHQRWALTTEMERPVPGGTPLP; encoded by the coding sequence ATGGAAGGCCCCCGCGTCGTGCTCCGGCGCTTCACCCCCGGGGACGGGCCGGAGTTCGTCGCACGGGTGCGGGAGAGCAGGGAGCTGCACCGGCCCTGGCTGTTCCCCCCGGCCACACCCGCCGCGTACGCCGCGTACGCGGGACGGCTCATCGAGGATCCGACCAAGGCCGGGTTCTTGGTGTGCGAGAAGGACGGCGGGGGCATCGCCGGGTTCATCAACATCAACAACATCGTGGAGGGCGGCTTCCAGAGCGGCGCCCTCGGCTACGGGGCCTTCGCCCATGCCGCCGGGCGCGGTCTGATGGGGGAGGGGCTCGCCCTGGTGGTCGAGTACGCGTTCACCTTCATGGGGCTGCACCGGCTGGAGATCAACGTGCAGCCCGGGAACGCCGCCTCCATCGCGCTCGCCCGGCGGTGCGGCTTCCGGCTGGAGGGGTTCTCGCCGGACTTCCTGTTCATCGACGGGGCCTGGCGGGACCACCAGCGGTGGGCGCTCACCACGGAGATGGAGCGCCCGGTCCCGGGCGGAACCCCTCTCCCGTAG